CCGCACTCGTGTGCGGATGCACCGGGGCCAGCGACGGATGGTCCGACCACCCCCGCTGCGTCCATCGCGGCACACCGCACCAAGGAGACCGCCCATGCCCTTCCCCGCTCGCACGATCATCGTCCTGTCCGCGGGCATCGCCGCCATCGGCCTCGCCGCCGCCGCCGGGCTCTCGGGCGCTGCGGCCCCGGCCGCGACGCTGCCTGCCCCCGCGGAACACGCCGCCCCGACCGCGCCGGGCCACGCCGCCCGCGTGCTCCACAAGACCGTGCGGATCGGCGACGTCGACGTCTTCTACCGCGAAGCGGGCCGCGCCGACGCGCCGACGATCCTGCTGCTCCACGGCTTTCCCACGAGCTCGCAGATGTTCCGCGACCTGATCCCCAGGCTGGCGGACCGCTTCCACGTGATCGCGCCCGACTACCCCGGCTACGGGCACAGCTCGATGCCCTCGCACGACACGTTCTCGTACACCTTCGACAACCTCGCGAGCGTCATGGATCAGTTCACCGTGAAGCTCGGGCTCAAGAAGTACGCCATCTACGTGCAGGACTATGGCGCGCCCGTCGGCTACCGCCTGGCGGCCGCCCACCCCGAGCGGATCTCCGCCATCGTCGTGCAGAACGGCAACGCCTACGACGAGGGCCTCGACAACGACTTCTGGAAGCCGGTCAAGGCGTACTGGGCCGACCCGACCAGCACCGAGAAGCGCAACGCGCTGCGCGGGCTCCTCACCTACGACGCGACCCGCTGGCAGTAC
This sequence is a window from Planctomycetota bacterium. Protein-coding genes within it:
- a CDS encoding alpha/beta hydrolase; this encodes MPFPARTIIVLSAGIAAIGLAAAAGLSGAAAPAATLPAPAEHAAPTAPGHAARVLHKTVRIGDVDVFYREAGRADAPTILLLHGFPTSSQMFRDLIPRLADRFHVIAPDYPGYGHSSMPSHDTFSYTFDNLASVMDQFTVKLGLKKYAIYVQDYGAPVGYRLAAAHPERISAIVVQNGNAYDEGLDNDFWKPVKAYWADPTSTEKRNALRGLLTYDATRWQYTEGAPEPELVSPDGPAHDQFLLDRAGNAEIQLDMFLSYGSNPPLYPKWQQYFRTHQPPMLIVWGKNDKIFPPAGAEPYKRDLKTLEYHILDAGHFALETSGEEIASLMNDFLGRHVSRR